The Rhodospirillales bacterium genome window below encodes:
- a CDS encoding undecaprenyl/decaprenyl-phosphate alpha-N-acetylglucosaminyl 1-phosphate transferase, which translates to MLLIFSFIIALFASFVALPLLMRLAWRLQLVDAPGERKVHASAVPRCGGLAIVGAALVPVFMWAPMDDALAGYIASALVVVAFGVIDDFRGMNAWSKFFGQGIAVAVALSAGIVFEVLPFFGMDPAPPWATYPVTALFLLGVTNAFNLFDGLDGLAGGCAALSLLAVGVLAAQGDGFGYALIAAAVIGGIFGFLRFNTHPANVFMGDAGSQFLGFTVAVLSVLVIGRADPALNPALPLLLLGVPVVDTLMVMTVRLAEGRSPFSGDRNHVHHKLLDVGCAHYEAVAVVYVIQASMIAAAFVLRYASDLAVVGAFAAFAVAVLAPLVWLRRVRRRGPPPPPGAPTAERRNLWLRRQTWLAPTSVAAVRYGIVGFMICGAFAPLPYDQGFGLAVAGVGVLIVAAGLVRPLSSATVTRVAAYGAAVLVGYLLVRWSLVSAPVAWAVALYLTALCAALGVALRVSRRDLFRVTPQDLLVLMFAIAVPNLAGDVLSGQPIVKVALVLIILFYASEFAIVRDDRARWTIAPAAFLSLGS; encoded by the coding sequence ATGCTTTTGATATTCAGTTTCATCATTGCGCTCTTCGCGAGCTTCGTGGCGCTGCCGCTGTTGATGCGGCTCGCGTGGCGGCTGCAACTGGTGGACGCGCCGGGCGAACGCAAGGTCCACGCCAGCGCCGTGCCGCGCTGCGGCGGGCTCGCCATCGTCGGCGCGGCGCTGGTGCCGGTGTTCATGTGGGCGCCCATGGACGATGCCCTGGCCGGCTATATCGCGAGCGCCCTCGTCGTCGTCGCCTTCGGCGTCATCGACGACTTCCGCGGCATGAACGCGTGGAGCAAGTTCTTCGGCCAGGGCATCGCCGTCGCGGTGGCGCTGTCCGCGGGGATCGTCTTCGAGGTCCTGCCGTTCTTCGGGATGGACCCGGCGCCGCCGTGGGCGACCTATCCGGTCACGGCCCTCTTCCTCCTCGGCGTCACCAACGCCTTCAACCTGTTCGACGGCCTGGACGGCCTGGCCGGCGGCTGTGCGGCGTTGAGCCTGCTCGCCGTCGGGGTTCTTGCCGCACAAGGGGACGGCTTCGGCTACGCCCTGATCGCGGCCGCGGTGATCGGCGGGATCTTCGGCTTTTTGCGCTTCAACACCCACCCGGCCAACGTCTTCATGGGCGACGCCGGCAGCCAGTTCCTCGGCTTCACGGTGGCGGTGTTGAGCGTGCTGGTCATCGGGCGCGCCGATCCGGCGCTCAATCCGGCACTGCCGTTGCTGCTCCTCGGCGTACCGGTGGTGGACACGCTGATGGTGATGACGGTGCGGCTGGCGGAGGGGCGCTCGCCGTTCAGCGGCGACCGCAACCACGTGCACCACAAGCTGCTGGACGTTGGATGCGCTCACTACGAGGCGGTGGCGGTCGTGTACGTGATCCAGGCGTCGATGATCGCGGCGGCGTTCGTGCTGCGCTACGCCTCCGACCTGGCGGTGGTGGGCGCCTTCGCGGCGTTCGCCGTCGCCGTGCTGGCGCCGCTGGTCTGGCTCCGGCGGGTGCGACGACGGGGCCCGCCGCCGCCGCCCGGCGCGCCGACGGCAGAGCGCCGGAACCTCTGGCTGCGGCGTCAAACGTGGCTTGCCCCGACCAGCGTCGCCGCGGTTCGCTACGGGATCGTCGGCTTCATGATCTGCGGGGCCTTTGCGCCGCTGCCTTACGACCAGGGTTTCGGGTTGGCGGTGGCCGGCGTCGGCGTGCTGATCGTCGCCGCCGGCCTGGTCCGCCCGCTATCGTCGGCGACGGTGACGCGGGTCGCCGCCTACGGGGCCGCGGTCCTCGTCGGCTACCTGTTGGTGCGGTGGTCGCTGGTGTCGGCGCCCGTGGCCTGGGCGGTCGCCCTTTACCTCACCGCCCTGTGTGCGGCGCTCGGGGTGGCCCTCAGGGTCAGCCGCCGCGATCTGTTCCGGGTGACGCCGCAGGATCTCCTGGTCCTCATGTTCGCCATCGCCGTTCCGAACCTGGCCGGCGACGTGCTGAGCGGGCAGCCAATCGTCAAGGTTGCGCTGGTCCTGATCATCCTGTTTTATGCCAGCGAGTTCGCCATCGTCCGCGACGACCGGGCGCGGTGGACGATCGCCCCGGCGGCGTTCCTGTCCCTGGGATCATAG
- a CDS encoding lipopolysaccharide biosynthesis protein, translated as MALALVTAAILARLLAPADFGLIAMGATVTSFVGLFSGLGLSAAIVQREVIDQDTVERTLAVECGDRCWSLAIAIAAAPTAASLYDEPRLKWIIPALALPLPIAAAGAQHLALLQRGMRWLSVQSIEILSQVAGATAAVALAWKTDLGYWALVIQGWAAVVVTVVMVWILCPWRPSLTQNWGHAAPALRFGLYLTGFNFLNYFHRSFDNVLIGWRWHATELGFYTRAYALFMMPLTAIAWPLSAVVVPAMSRAQGEPARWKRLYLTSLAATVVVTTPFSCLLYLSAEPLVLVVYGAKWEPVVAILQALSVCILVQPIYTSGGWIYASLGTTRRLFWAGIPAALWFCAAFGLGVQYGV; from the coding sequence ATGGCGCTAGCGTTAGTGACGGCAGCAATCCTGGCGCGCCTTCTCGCTCCGGCGGATTTCGGGCTAATTGCCATGGGTGCGACCGTTACTTCCTTCGTGGGGTTGTTCTCGGGCCTTGGGCTCTCCGCAGCAATCGTCCAGCGCGAGGTAATCGACCAAGATACGGTCGAGCGCACTTTGGCTGTTGAATGTGGCGATCGGTGTTGGTCTTTGGCGATTGCCATCGCTGCGGCTCCAACGGCCGCCTCCCTGTACGATGAACCGCGATTAAAGTGGATCATACCGGCCTTGGCTCTACCGCTCCCGATTGCCGCCGCCGGGGCTCAGCATCTCGCCCTGCTTCAACGGGGCATGCGGTGGCTGTCGGTGCAGTCGATTGAAATCTTAAGCCAAGTGGCAGGAGCAACTGCCGCGGTAGCCTTGGCCTGGAAAACCGACCTCGGGTATTGGGCTCTTGTCATACAGGGATGGGCCGCTGTTGTCGTTACGGTTGTGATGGTGTGGATACTCTGTCCTTGGCGGCCAAGCCTGACGCAGAACTGGGGACACGCGGCGCCAGCGCTCCGGTTCGGACTTTACCTGACAGGGTTTAATTTTTTGAATTACTTCCATCGCAGCTTTGATAACGTGCTTATCGGGTGGCGGTGGCATGCGACGGAATTGGGTTTCTACACCCGCGCCTACGCGCTCTTCATGATGCCGCTGACGGCAATCGCTTGGCCCCTCTCGGCGGTAGTCGTGCCCGCTATGAGTCGTGCTCAAGGAGAGCCGGCCCGCTGGAAGAGACTGTATCTTACGTCTTTGGCCGCTACAGTGGTCGTAACAACACCGTTCTCGTGTCTGCTGTATCTGTCCGCGGAGCCCTTGGTTCTTGTTGTGTATGGAGCCAAATGGGAACCGGTAGTAGCGATTTTGCAGGCCCTGTCGGTTTGCATACTTGTTCAGCCCATCTACACTTCCGGCGGTTGGATCTATGCCTCCTTAGGTACTACACGACGGCTGTTCTGGGCCGGCATTCCCGCCGCACTATGGTTCTGCGCAGCGTTCGGTCTGGGTGTGCAGTACGGAGTTTGA